From Halostella salina, one genomic window encodes:
- the gatD gene encoding Glu-tRNA(Gln) amidotransferase subunit GatD, translating to MNAGDRVRVERADQTHEGVLLPSTTADHLVVKLDGGYNVGIDRAAADVEVLEADAHEIEEGGDGNASTVEFDEDLPTVSLISTGGTIASTVDYRTGAVTAQFDAEDVLRAVPDLAGLANYRGRVVANILSENMTPDVWRELAEAVHEEIEAGADGVVVMHGTDTMQYSAAALSFMLDTPVPVVFTGSQRSADRPSSDNVMNAVCAVEAAKSDAAEVMVCMHASESDDVCALHRGTRVRKNHTSRRDAFETVGAKPLGEVDYETGERPEVSFRRDYAERGAADLAIAPELNPEVELLKFAPGMDTSFLDAVEGKDGLVIEGTGLGHVHTDLIPRIEDLVDDGTTVVMTSQCIEGRVCDRVYDTGRDLLDAGVVEAGDTLPGTAMVKLMWALEHTSDPETTMAEPVAGELTERSVPWE from the coding sequence ATGAACGCAGGCGACCGCGTCCGCGTCGAACGCGCGGACCAGACCCACGAGGGCGTGTTGCTCCCCTCGACGACGGCGGACCACCTCGTCGTCAAGCTCGACGGCGGCTACAACGTCGGCATCGACCGCGCGGCGGCCGACGTCGAGGTGCTCGAAGCCGACGCCCACGAGATCGAGGAGGGCGGCGACGGCAACGCCTCGACCGTCGAGTTCGACGAGGACCTCCCGACGGTGTCGCTGATCAGCACCGGCGGCACCATCGCCTCGACGGTCGACTACCGCACCGGCGCGGTGACCGCGCAGTTCGACGCCGAGGACGTGCTCCGGGCCGTCCCGGACCTGGCGGGGCTGGCGAACTACCGCGGCCGCGTCGTCGCCAACATCCTCTCGGAGAACATGACCCCCGACGTGTGGCGGGAGCTCGCCGAGGCCGTCCACGAGGAGATCGAGGCCGGCGCGGACGGCGTCGTCGTGATGCACGGCACCGACACCATGCAGTACAGCGCCGCCGCGCTCTCCTTCATGCTCGACACGCCGGTCCCGGTCGTGTTCACCGGGAGCCAGCGGTCGGCCGACCGGCCCTCGTCGGACAACGTGATGAACGCCGTCTGCGCCGTCGAGGCCGCGAAAAGCGACGCCGCCGAGGTCATGGTCTGCATGCACGCCTCCGAGAGCGACGACGTCTGCGCGCTCCACCGGGGCACCCGCGTCCGGAAGAACCACACCTCCCGCCGGGACGCGTTCGAGACCGTCGGCGCGAAGCCGCTGGGCGAGGTCGACTACGAGACCGGCGAGCGGCCCGAGGTCTCCTTCCGCCGGGACTACGCCGAGCGCGGCGCGGCCGACCTCGCCATCGCGCCCGAACTGAACCCCGAGGTCGAACTCCTGAAGTTCGCGCCGGGGATGGACACGAGCTTCCTCGACGCCGTCGAGGGCAAGGACGGCCTCGTGATCGAGGGCACCGGCCTCGGCCACGTCCACACCGACCTCATTCCGCGGATCGAGGACCTGGTCGACGACGGCACGACGGTCGTCATGACCAGCCAGTGCATCGAGGGCCGGGTCTGCGACCGCGTGTACGACACCGGCCGCGACCTGCTCGACGCCGGCGTCGTCGAGGCCGGCGACACCCTGCCCGGCACCGCGATGGTCAAGCTGATGTGGGCGCTGGAACACACTTCCGACCCCGAGACGACGATGGCGGAGCCGGTCGCCGGCGAACTCACCGAGCGCTCCGTCCCATGGGAGTGA
- a CDS encoding HPP family protein encodes MRDALRSRWRSLVRRLRRVERREIRAVHRWLEHTENLVRVSAVVAVPLLIALVTALSNAVPTLSYLLFPPLASGSYTLFSDPEGQYASPRRFVLGLTAGAASGWLALEISTLALADPGGRFQASAAGAALAVFLTGLVTWSLDAEEPSAYACGLLVLLIDASPGAYVVSVAASSSLVALAFVVWRHEFYENRAKYLYRSTKGDDHVLVPVRGGNVGATTALGARLAAAHEAGKVVLLGLADGEDDPDDVAADLESRAETVRTRVGVPCQVAVVSTESPAVATLRAAREENCDLIVAPYEQRHGHLSSYVRTLFRGDMDVVAARLPDEDRRWQRVLVPIRSAGEAAHVKVDFACRLAGPTGRVTVATCIDDERNRRSAEETLADVVETFDGSFETRVVNDAVESFIARDAPKFDLTLIGASTDRSAASRFVSPPTFERIDEVDAAVGVVHLA; translated from the coding sequence ATGCGCGACGCGCTCCGGAGCCGCTGGCGGTCCCTCGTGCGACGGCTTCGACGCGTCGAGCGCCGGGAGATCCGGGCCGTACACCGCTGGCTCGAACACACCGAGAACCTCGTGCGCGTCTCCGCGGTCGTCGCGGTACCGCTGCTCATCGCGCTCGTCACGGCCCTGTCGAACGCGGTGCCGACGCTGTCGTACCTGCTCTTCCCGCCGCTCGCCTCGGGGTCGTACACGCTGTTCTCGGACCCGGAGGGACAGTACGCGTCGCCCCGCAGGTTCGTCCTCGGCCTGACGGCCGGTGCCGCAAGCGGCTGGCTGGCACTCGAGATCTCGACCCTCGCGCTTGCCGACCCCGGCGGCCGGTTTCAGGCCAGCGCCGCCGGGGCCGCGCTGGCGGTGTTTCTCACCGGACTCGTCACGTGGTCGCTCGACGCCGAGGAGCCCTCCGCCTACGCCTGCGGCCTGCTCGTGTTGCTCATCGACGCGTCGCCGGGGGCGTACGTCGTCAGCGTCGCGGCGTCGTCGTCGCTCGTCGCGCTGGCCTTCGTCGTCTGGCGGCACGAGTTCTACGAGAACCGCGCGAAGTACCTCTACCGCTCGACGAAGGGCGACGACCACGTGCTGGTCCCGGTCCGCGGGGGGAACGTCGGCGCGACGACCGCCCTCGGCGCGCGACTGGCCGCCGCCCACGAGGCGGGGAAGGTAGTGTTGCTCGGACTCGCGGACGGCGAGGACGACCCCGACGACGTGGCGGCCGACCTCGAATCCCGCGCCGAGACCGTCCGGACGCGAGTCGGCGTCCCCTGTCAGGTCGCCGTCGTCTCGACGGAGTCGCCCGCCGTGGCGACGCTCCGGGCCGCACGGGAGGAGAACTGCGACCTGATCGTCGCCCCCTACGAGCAGCGCCACGGACATCTCTCGTCGTACGTCCGGACGCTGTTCCGCGGCGACATGGACGTGGTCGCCGCCCGCCTCCCCGACGAGGACCGTCGCTGGCAGCGGGTTCTCGTCCCGATCCGGTCGGCCGGTGAGGCAGCCCACGTGAAGGTCGACTTCGCCTGCCGGCTGGCGGGGCCGACGGGTCGCGTCACCGTCGCGACGTGTATCGACGACGAGCGCAACCGGCGGTCCGCCGAGGAGACGCTCGCCGACGTGGTCGAGACGTTCGACGGGTCGTTCGAGACGCGGGTCGTCAACGACGCCGTCGAGTCGTTCATCGCGCGGGACGCCCCGAAGTTCGACCTGACGCTCATCGGGGCGAGCACTGACCGGAGCGCCGCCTCGCGGTTCGTCTCGCCGCCCACGTTCGAACGGATCGACGAGGTCGACGCCGCCGTCGGTGTCGTGCACCTAGCATGA
- a CDS encoding HalOD1 output domain-containing protein produces the protein MSGELSDARPDSTGFKRGDAAHRCRADDGEPPSVAVARAIAAVRNEPPTATTTRLYDHVDPDALDALFDGWETPGSVTTVRLQVDGYTVEVRGCGEITVRE, from the coding sequence ATGAGTGGGGAACTATCCGATGCGCGACCCGACAGCACAGGCTTCAAGCGCGGCGACGCTGCCCATCGCTGCCGGGCGGACGACGGCGAACCGCCGAGCGTGGCCGTCGCGCGAGCGATCGCGGCGGTTCGGAACGAGCCGCCGACGGCGACGACGACGCGGCTGTACGACCACGTCGACCCGGACGCGCTTGACGCGCTGTTCGACGGGTGGGAGACACCCGGCAGCGTGACGACAGTCCGGCTACAGGTAGACGGGTACACCGTCGAGGTCCGGGGGTGCGGCGAGATAACCGTCCGCGAGTGA
- a CDS encoding NAD-binding protein, translating into MATLRERFGVRATVWLVLAVAVLSVVTGIANITDTTVVFGPFADRIPPEIQRLAGFTGALTGFLMLASALGLRRGLRAAWYTTVVLLPVTAGQGFAQSSELSFPLIVLSLAALPAVLLNYRRFDREVSLTTPQLASGIALSGVLVYGTVGAYALREEFDGVSTALDAFYYTIVTASTVGYGDVTATSQQAKLFSVSVVVLGTASFAIALGALLGPAIEARLTKALGKMTDSELELVENHVLVLGYGDLTEPLLTELSDGDVEFVVVAPNPEQVETLRERGFLVIQGDPSDDETLERAQLGDARAVVAATNNDAEDALSILSARELRPDARIVAAATDRENVEKLRRAGADVVISPASIGGHLLMQSALGEDDTEAIANRLIEET; encoded by the coding sequence ATGGCCACCCTCAGGGAACGGTTCGGGGTGCGAGCGACGGTGTGGCTGGTGCTTGCGGTCGCCGTCCTGTCGGTCGTCACCGGGATCGCCAACATCACCGACACGACGGTGGTGTTCGGCCCCTTCGCCGACCGGATCCCGCCGGAGATTCAGCGGCTCGCCGGCTTCACCGGCGCGCTGACCGGTTTCCTGATGCTGGCGAGCGCGCTGGGGTTGCGCCGCGGCCTCCGGGCCGCCTGGTACACCACCGTGGTCTTGCTCCCGGTGACCGCCGGACAGGGGTTCGCCCAGTCCAGCGAACTCTCCTTCCCGCTGATCGTCCTCTCGCTGGCGGCGCTGCCGGCCGTCCTCCTCAACTACCGGCGATTCGACCGCGAGGTGTCGCTGACGACGCCGCAACTGGCCTCCGGGATCGCGCTCTCGGGCGTGCTGGTGTACGGCACCGTCGGCGCGTACGCGCTCCGCGAGGAGTTCGACGGCGTCTCGACGGCGCTCGACGCGTTCTACTACACCATCGTCACGGCCAGCACCGTCGGCTACGGCGACGTGACCGCGACCTCGCAGCAGGCGAAGCTGTTCTCCGTTTCCGTCGTCGTGCTCGGCACGGCGAGTTTCGCCATCGCCCTGGGCGCGCTGCTCGGCCCCGCCATCGAAGCCCGCCTCACCAAGGCACTCGGAAAGATGACAGACTCAGAGCTCGAACTCGTCGAGAACCACGTGCTGGTCCTCGGCTACGGCGACCTGACGGAACCGCTCCTGACCGAACTCTCCGACGGCGACGTCGAGTTCGTCGTCGTCGCGCCGAACCCGGAGCAGGTGGAGACGCTCCGCGAACGCGGCTTCCTCGTGATCCAGGGCGACCCGAGCGACGACGAGACGCTCGAACGCGCACAGCTCGGCGACGCCCGCGCCGTCGTCGCCGCGACCAACAACGACGCCGAGGACGCCCTCAGCATCCTGAGCGCCCGGGAACTGCGGCCCGACGCCCGGATCGTCGCCGCCGCAACCGACCGCGAGAACGTCGAGAAGCTCCGCCGGGCGGGCGCGGACGTGGTAATAAGCCCCGCCTCCATCGGCGGCCACCTGCTCATGCAGTCCGCGCTCGGCGAGGACGACACCGAGGCGATAGCGAATCGACTGATCGAGGAGACGTGA
- a CDS encoding TrkA C-terminal domain-containing protein has protein sequence MIGQVGPAVAAGTRILVFAAIAGAVAAMVAFAYRWYGREAVPDGIAILLGLSVIGAWLNTDAALRDAIVGQSDLLDPTAAAFTVLAFLVGGIASDVGRRLGDRLATDSLSVTGTRDVDREVSQLVRAAGRVVRVELPETVEDIDGYDPVSAETKEEVAGTVFLFPRRLTVAELEDRIRARLRDDYGVGHVDLAVAADGTVEYLALGSRAAGLGPTLAPGSAAVAVRADPAFSASPGDLVQVWRDGAEPERVTTAELRAAVGDVATLALDEAEARAIDPDASYRLVTLPAERSADREFASLLRAAPETMGAATLADGSPLVGQPVGALSVTVAAVTGTNSRVEALPARDRVLAVGDTVYAVARPANLRAFEAAAGPPEAELTS, from the coding sequence GTGATCGGACAGGTCGGGCCGGCCGTCGCGGCCGGGACGCGGATCCTCGTGTTCGCGGCGATCGCCGGGGCCGTCGCGGCGATGGTCGCGTTCGCCTACCGCTGGTACGGACGGGAAGCGGTGCCCGACGGGATCGCGATCCTGCTCGGCCTCTCCGTGATCGGCGCGTGGCTCAACACGGACGCCGCGCTCCGGGACGCGATCGTCGGCCAGTCCGACCTGCTCGACCCGACGGCCGCCGCGTTCACCGTCCTCGCGTTTCTCGTCGGCGGGATCGCCTCCGACGTCGGGCGGCGGCTCGGCGACCGGCTGGCGACCGATTCGCTGTCGGTCACCGGCACGCGCGACGTTGACCGGGAGGTGAGCCAGCTGGTGCGAGCGGCGGGCCGGGTCGTCCGCGTGGAACTCCCCGAGACTGTCGAGGACATCGACGGGTACGACCCGGTGTCGGCCGAGACGAAGGAGGAGGTCGCCGGGACGGTCTTTCTGTTCCCCCGCCGGCTCACCGTCGCCGAGCTGGAGGACCGGATCCGGGCGCGGCTCCGCGACGACTACGGCGTCGGCCACGTCGACCTCGCGGTCGCGGCGGACGGGACCGTCGAGTACCTCGCGCTCGGCAGCCGGGCGGCGGGGCTCGGGCCGACGCTCGCGCCCGGCAGCGCCGCCGTCGCCGTCCGCGCCGACCCGGCGTTCTCGGCCTCGCCCGGCGACCTCGTGCAGGTGTGGCGCGACGGCGCGGAGCCGGAGCGCGTGACGACGGCCGAACTGCGCGCCGCCGTCGGCGACGTGGCGACGCTCGCGCTGGACGAGGCGGAGGCCCGGGCGATCGACCCGGACGCGAGCTACCGGCTCGTGACGCTCCCGGCGGAGCGGTCGGCCGACCGCGAGTTCGCGTCGCTGCTGCGCGCCGCCCCCGAGACGATGGGGGCTGCTACGCTCGCCGACGGGAGTCCGCTGGTCGGCCAGCCCGTCGGGGCGCTCTCGGTGACGGTGGCGGCCGTGACGGGGACGAACAGCCGTGTCGAGGCACTGCCGGCCCGCGACCGGGTGCTCGCCGTGGGCGACACGGTGTACGCCGTCGCTCGCCCCGCGAACCTCCGCGCGTTCGAGGCCGCCGCCGGACCGCCGGAGGCGGAACTTACTTCCTGA
- a CDS encoding nucleoside phosphorylase: MAKQPHLLVEEGDLTDIALVPGDPGRVDRIANLCDDHTVVAENREYKVVNAEYDGRELTICSTGIGSPSATIAAEELHAVGVETLIRVGTTGALQAGIEIGDMVVATGAAKDEGTTKRYERVSLPAVPDYDVLTALVDSAEENDEDVHVGAVATDDAFYAETDEYVEAWEDAGVLAVEMEAAALFTLARRKGMRAGAICTVDGNLVEGTQKGATDDDELPEKAKNNVERAIQITLDATTEL; encoded by the coding sequence ATGGCCAAACAGCCGCATCTGCTCGTCGAGGAGGGCGACCTGACCGACATCGCGCTCGTGCCGGGCGACCCCGGCCGCGTGGACCGGATCGCGAACCTCTGTGACGACCACACCGTCGTCGCCGAGAACCGCGAGTACAAGGTCGTCAACGCCGAGTACGACGGCCGGGAACTGACCATCTGCTCGACCGGGATCGGTAGTCCCTCCGCCACGATCGCCGCCGAGGAACTGCACGCGGTCGGCGTCGAGACGCTGATCCGCGTCGGGACGACCGGCGCGCTCCAGGCGGGCATCGAGATCGGCGACATGGTCGTCGCTACCGGCGCGGCGAAAGACGAGGGGACGACGAAGCGCTACGAGCGCGTCTCGCTCCCCGCCGTCCCCGACTACGACGTACTGACGGCGCTCGTGGATAGCGCCGAGGAGAACGACGAGGACGTCCACGTCGGGGCGGTCGCGACCGACGACGCGTTCTACGCCGAGACCGACGAGTACGTCGAGGCCTGGGAGGACGCCGGCGTGCTCGCTGTCGAGATGGAGGCCGCCGCGCTGTTTACCCTCGCCCGGCGCAAGGGGATGCGGGCCGGCGCGATCTGTACCGTGGACGGCAATCTCGTGGAGGGGACACAGAAGGGCGCGACCGACGACGACGAACTCCCCGAGAAGGCCAAGAACAACGTCGAGCGCGCCATCCAGATCACGCTGGACGCGACGACCGAACTGTAG
- a CDS encoding flagellar type III secretion system protein FlhB, which produces MSERTEQRTRSSDEPVDESLDDTFGGGGLRSGTESDTRAESEDEPSGLERWFDPGTFLVSAVLLTVGLVAGGATIPFFGRALGMFAVAFAVGLASSERRYAEVGLAGIAVGGGASLLRNALLTLAGVGVPLIAISAVVGGVAGLLGVYFGRDLRDGLTREI; this is translated from the coding sequence ATGAGCGAGCGCACCGAACAGCGCACCCGGTCGAGCGACGAGCCGGTCGACGAGTCGCTCGACGACACGTTCGGCGGCGGGGGCCTGCGGTCCGGCACGGAGTCGGATACACGGGCGGAGTCCGAAGACGAGCCGTCCGGACTAGAGCGCTGGTTCGACCCCGGCACCTTCCTCGTCTCGGCCGTCCTGCTGACGGTCGGCCTCGTCGCCGGCGGCGCGACGATCCCCTTCTTCGGCCGGGCGCTCGGGATGTTCGCCGTCGCCTTCGCCGTCGGGCTGGCGAGTTCGGAGCGGCGGTACGCGGAGGTCGGGCTAGCCGGGATCGCCGTCGGCGGCGGCGCGTCGCTGCTCCGGAACGCGCTCCTGACGCTTGCGGGCGTCGGCGTGCCGCTGATCGCCATCAGCGCCGTCGTCGGCGGGGTCGCGGGGCTGCTCGGCGTCTACTTCGGCCGGGACCTGCGCGACGGGCTGACCCGGGAGATCTAG
- a CDS encoding ubiquitin-like small modifier protein 1: MQWKLFADLAERAGTKEVPVDGDADTVGAALDALLAERPALEGRVLTDDGELRDHINVLRNGTNVLVEGDGLEEQVEPGDELALFPPVSGG, from the coding sequence ATGCAGTGGAAGCTGTTCGCGGACCTCGCCGAGCGCGCCGGGACGAAGGAGGTGCCGGTCGACGGGGACGCCGACACCGTCGGGGCGGCACTCGACGCGCTGCTGGCCGAGCGGCCGGCGCTGGAGGGGCGCGTACTGACCGACGACGGCGAGCTTCGCGACCACATCAACGTCCTCCGGAACGGGACGAACGTGCTCGTCGAAGGCGACGGATTAGAGGAGCAGGTCGAGCCGGGCGACGAACTCGCGCTGTTCCCGCCGGTCAGCGGCGGGTAG
- a CDS encoding GNAT family N-acetyltransferase: MGVSEVAVRPATADDYEDVVAFTEGTWAERGASDYIPRIYHDWIEGPDGGERQRTLVGVVDGRAVSVAQAVMLSEHEAWCQGMRVAPEHRGEGVGEAVTYGLFDWARERGAVVARNMVFSWNVAGLGHSRAMGFEPATEFRWAHPEPAPDAEPAATVTDDPDAAWSYWTDSDARDHLGGLTLAMDETWAVQDLTRDLLHRAADETATFAVQDGGTRGMAYRVRDYERENEDGEVEHRAEYGVGAWDDPDACRDLLAAVRRDAGELGADRVRVLVPETARHVSDVAATRTRVSDEPDFVMAVDLTDR, translated from the coding sequence ATGGGAGTGAGCGAGGTGGCGGTTCGCCCCGCGACCGCCGACGACTACGAGGACGTGGTCGCGTTCACCGAGGGGACGTGGGCCGAGCGCGGTGCCAGCGACTACATCCCCCGGATCTACCACGACTGGATCGAGGGCCCCGACGGCGGCGAGCGACAGCGCACGCTCGTCGGCGTCGTCGACGGCCGCGCGGTCAGCGTCGCGCAGGCGGTCATGCTCTCCGAGCACGAGGCGTGGTGTCAGGGGATGCGCGTCGCCCCCGAGCACCGCGGCGAGGGGGTCGGGGAAGCGGTCACGTACGGCCTGTTCGACTGGGCGCGCGAGCGCGGCGCGGTCGTCGCCCGGAACATGGTGTTCTCGTGGAACGTCGCCGGCCTCGGGCACTCCCGCGCGATGGGCTTCGAGCCGGCGACGGAGTTCCGCTGGGCACACCCCGAGCCGGCCCCCGACGCCGAACCGGCGGCGACGGTGACCGACGACCCCGACGCCGCCTGGTCGTACTGGACGGACAGCGACGCCCGCGACCACCTCGGCGGGCTGACGCTCGCGATGGACGAGACGTGGGCGGTGCAGGACCTGACCCGCGACCTGCTCCACCGCGCCGCAGACGAGACGGCGACGTTCGCGGTGCAGGACGGCGGCACGCGCGGGATGGCCTACCGCGTCCGGGACTACGAGCGCGAGAACGAGGACGGCGAGGTCGAACACCGCGCCGAGTACGGCGTCGGCGCGTGGGACGACCCCGACGCCTGCCGCGACCTGCTGGCCGCGGTCCGCCGGGACGCCGGCGAACTCGGCGCGGACCGCGTCCGCGTGCTGGTGCCCGAGACCGCCCGCCACGTCAGCGACGTGGCGGCCACGCGGACCCGCGTCTCCGACGAGCCGGACTTCGTGATGGCGGTCGACCTCACCGACCGCTGA
- a CDS encoding potassium channel family protein: MASLPVEALLGIYLGLLTGIFPALVSGALGFVFKYFTGVTLPGLGVVVLAVAVAGVNGGLLGLIDPTIQGSPRLIVAVTIVMMLSLYAHSQGDKLGATLPKRFSLRSIGRTTLSMDVVEFVGGMGQVTVTAAGSVGDIEGYPPLPEDVRATIRDGSWRFPADLPLPEIERRLAERIRSEHDLADATASIDSRGRATISAAPSSGGLSRRVPAGQRAVSIAALVPTGIARGDRVRIVTDGERVEGTVVSAKSDPEGTGPAAQPARRDGDVATDGGTDDETEERDAEPAAPTTTGGEGRVTVAVPKGKAPTLLRADRGRVVVLARGVRREYELVSLLRRAGKRIRRLTVASGSDLDGRTLGEANVRATDGVAVLAVKRDGDGRSGPAADGWTFSPDGTSPLSPGDELFVAGTTDGFDRFRGAGQ; this comes from the coding sequence ATGGCATCCCTCCCCGTCGAGGCGCTGCTCGGGATCTATCTGGGCCTGCTCACCGGCATCTTCCCGGCGCTGGTCTCCGGCGCGCTCGGGTTCGTGTTCAAGTACTTCACCGGCGTGACGCTTCCGGGACTCGGCGTCGTCGTCCTCGCGGTCGCGGTCGCCGGCGTCAACGGCGGCCTGCTCGGGCTGATCGACCCGACGATACAGGGGTCCCCGCGGCTGATCGTCGCGGTTACGATCGTGATGATGCTGTCGCTGTACGCCCACAGCCAGGGCGACAAGCTCGGCGCGACGCTCCCCAAGCGGTTCTCGCTGCGCTCGATCGGCCGCACGACGCTCTCGATGGACGTGGTCGAGTTCGTCGGCGGCATGGGGCAGGTGACGGTCACGGCCGCCGGGAGCGTCGGCGACATCGAGGGCTACCCGCCGCTGCCGGAGGACGTGCGAGCGACGATCCGGGACGGCTCGTGGCGCTTCCCCGCCGACCTGCCGCTGCCGGAGATCGAGCGCCGGCTGGCCGAACGCATCCGGTCGGAGCACGACCTGGCGGACGCGACCGCGTCGATCGACTCCCGGGGGCGCGCGACGATCAGCGCCGCGCCGTCCTCGGGCGGACTGTCGCGCCGGGTCCCGGCCGGCCAGCGCGCCGTCTCGATCGCCGCGCTCGTCCCGACCGGGATCGCCCGCGGCGACCGGGTTCGTATCGTGACCGACGGGGAGCGCGTCGAGGGGACGGTCGTCAGCGCGAAGTCGGATCCCGAAGGGACCGGGCCGGCAGCCCAGCCCGCCCGTCGCGACGGGGACGTTGCGACCGACGGCGGCACCGACGACGAGACGGAGGAACGGGACGCCGAACCGGCCGCGCCGACGACGACCGGCGGCGAGGGCCGGGTGACCGTCGCCGTGCCGAAGGGGAAAGCTCCCACGCTCCTGCGGGCCGACCGGGGCCGCGTGGTCGTCCTCGCACGGGGGGTCCGCCGGGAGTACGAACTCGTCTCCCTGCTGCGCCGGGCCGGCAAGCGGATCCGCCGGCTGACCGTCGCGTCCGGGAGCGACCTCGACGGGCGGACGCTGGGCGAGGCGAACGTCCGGGCGACCGACGGCGTGGCCGTGCTCGCGGTCAAGCGCGACGGCGACGGTCGGTCCGGCCCCGCGGCCGACGGCTGGACGTTCTCGCCGGACGGCACCTCACCGCTGTCGCCCGGCGACGAGCTGTTCGTCGCGGGGACGACCGACGGTTTCGACCGGTTCAGGGGGGCCGGCCAGTGA
- a CDS encoding metalloregulator ArsR/SmtB family transcription factor, with amino-acid sequence MDSAALLDLLGNENRRRILRLLARKPCYVTEISEYLGVSPKAVIEHLRKLEEAGLVESHTDDQRRKYFHIARNLRLEVNVSPYGFGTKSAYPASRSLDITTWRYLSLDIDPADAVADDDSGDGGDPDTDDPAELAASIARLEELENELSMAQRWVQGRLTDLLDRISAATDEEVNSRLSADVLRALSEGPHTVAELADRVDASPELVERTLAAMAEADLVRRTEEGWTLA; translated from the coding sequence ATGGATTCTGCCGCGCTGCTGGACCTGCTCGGCAACGAGAACCGCAGGCGGATCCTGCGGCTGCTCGCGCGCAAGCCCTGCTACGTCACCGAGATCAGCGAATACCTCGGCGTCAGCCCGAAGGCGGTCATCGAGCATCTCCGGAAGCTAGAGGAAGCGGGGCTGGTCGAGAGCCACACCGACGACCAGCGGCGCAAGTACTTCCACATCGCGCGGAACCTGCGGCTGGAGGTGAACGTCTCGCCGTACGGCTTCGGGACGAAGAGCGCCTACCCGGCGAGCCGGAGCCTCGACATCACGACCTGGCGCTACCTCTCGCTCGATATCGACCCGGCCGACGCCGTGGCGGACGACGACTCCGGCGACGGCGGCGACCCGGACACGGACGACCCCGCCGAACTCGCGGCGTCGATCGCACGGCTGGAGGAACTGGAGAACGAACTCTCGATGGCCCAGCGGTGGGTGCAGGGCCGGCTGACCGACCTGCTGGACCGCATCTCGGCGGCGACCGACGAGGAGGTCAACAGCCGGCTGTCGGCCGACGTGCTGCGCGCGCTGTCCGAGGGCCCTCACACGGTCGCCGAACTCGCCGACCGGGTCGACGCGTCGCCGGAACTCGTCGAGCGGACGCTGGCCGCGATGGCCGAAGCCGACCTCGTCCGCCGGACCGAGGAGGGCTGGACGCTCGCCTAG
- a CDS encoding DUF63 family protein, with amino-acid sequence MVLPEGFTLPSLPYLVGLGIGLAATVALLWAIDPPVSDWTVVAFAPWMATGAVLHVLYQQGAFPSILEPLFSTGAVYVTTAIVAGLVWIVATLLTAMRRNASTARQVGTIGTGVAITFTMFSLYLGAQGGSLNPFWPVVGAVVAGVVAALAWVFLSFTVTEAAAVTGKSGALVVFAHSLDGVSTAIGVDVLGAGERTPTSQAVLDLAGRLPVADTIGVGWLFVVVKVALALLVVWLFEEYVRDAPRQGRVLLGLVAAVGLGPGVHNLLLFAVSG; translated from the coding sequence ATGGTCTTGCCGGAAGGGTTCACGCTGCCGTCGCTGCCGTATCTCGTGGGGCTGGGGATCGGACTCGCCGCGACGGTCGCGTTGCTCTGGGCGATCGACCCGCCCGTCAGCGACTGGACGGTCGTCGCGTTCGCGCCGTGGATGGCCACCGGCGCCGTGTTACACGTCCTCTACCAGCAGGGTGCGTTCCCGTCGATACTCGAACCGCTGTTCAGCACGGGCGCGGTGTACGTCACGACCGCCATCGTCGCCGGACTCGTCTGGATCGTCGCCACGCTACTCACGGCCATGCGCCGGAACGCATCGACGGCGCGGCAGGTCGGGACGATCGGCACCGGGGTCGCTATCACCTTCACCATGTTCTCGCTGTATCTGGGTGCACAGGGTGGCTCGCTGAACCCGTTCTGGCCGGTCGTGGGCGCGGTCGTGGCCGGCGTGGTCGCCGCCCTCGCTTGGGTGTTCCTGAGTTTCACCGTCACCGAGGCGGCCGCCGTCACCGGCAAGAGCGGCGCGCTGGTCGTGTTCGCACACTCGCTCGACGGCGTCTCGACCGCCATCGGCGTCGACGTGCTGGGGGCCGGCGAGCGGACGCCGACCTCGCAGGCGGTGCTGGACCTTGCGGGACGGCTCCCGGTCGCCGACACCATCGGCGTCGGCTGGCTGTTCGTCGTCGTCAAGGTCGCGCTCGCGCTGCTCGTGGTCTGGCTGTTCGAGGAGTACGTCCGGGACGCCCCGCGACAGGGGCGAGTGCTGCTCGGTCTGGTCGCCGCGGTCGGGCTCGGTCCCGGCGTCCACAACCTCCTGCTGTTCGCCGTCAGCGGCTGA